A single region of the Vicia villosa cultivar HV-30 ecotype Madison, WI linkage group LG4, Vvil1.0, whole genome shotgun sequence genome encodes:
- the LOC131595791 gene encoding protein argonaute 10-like encodes MPLRQMKESSEQHLVIKPHLPNTMNQTKKVTKAVQNGKGPPLLAQEQHNQTSPPPQGRSGGGRRRSRNGRKSDQVDVLMRPSCRPCTAVKSNENGHVVQNGNVVSSDVEMSFPTSSKSLSFAQRPGYGQVGTKCIVKANHFFAELPDKDLNQYDVTITPEVSSKAVNRSIIAELVRLYKESDLGMRLPAYDGRKSLYTAGVLPFSWREFKIKLIEEEDGINGPKREREYKVVIKFVARANLHHLGQFLAGKRADAPQEAIQILDIVLRELASKRFCPIGRSFYSPDIRTPQRLGEGLESWCGFYQSIRPTQMGLSLNIDMASAAFIEPLPVVEFVGQLLGKDVLSRQLSDADRIKIKKSLRGVKVEVTHRGSVRRKYRVSGITSQPTRELVFPVDENSTMKSVVEYFQEMYGFTIKHTHLPCLQVGGNQKKANYLPMEACKIVEGQRYTKRLNEKQITSLLKVTCQRPRDRENDILRTVQHNAYDQDPYAKEFGIKVSEKLASVEARILPAPWLKYHESGKEKNCLPQVGQWNMMNKKMINGMTVSRWACINFSRSVQDSVARTFCNELAQMCQVSGMEFNLDPVIPIYNAKPEQVEKALKHVYHVSSNKTKGKELELLLVILPDNNGSLYGDLKRICETDLGLISQCCLTKHVFKITKQYLANVSLKINVKMGGRNTVLVDAVSCRIPLVSDIPTIIFGADVTHPENGEDSSPSIAAVVASQDWPEVTKYAGLVCAQPQRQELIQDLYKTWHDPVRGVVSGGMIRDLLVSFRRATGQKPQRIIFYRDGVSEGQFYQVLLYELDAIRKACASLEPNYQPPVTFIVVQKRHHTRLFANNHRDRNSTDRSGNILPGTVVDTKICHPTEFDFYLCSHAGIQGTSRPAHYHVLWDENNFTADGIQSLTNNLCYTYARCTRSVSVVPPAYYAHLAAFRARFYTEPDLQETGSTTGGRGSKTTRAAGDCGVKPLPALKENVKRVMFYC; translated from the exons ATGCCTCTTAGGCAAATGAAAGAGAGTTCAGAACAGCACCTTGTAATCAAACCTCATCTGCCAAACACTATGAATCAAACTAAGAAGGTTACTAAAGCTGTTCAAAATGGTAAAGGTCCACCATTGTTGGCACAAGAGCAACATAACCAAACTTCACCACCACCTCAAGGAAGGAGTGGTGGTGGAAGGAGAAGGAGTAGAAATGGACGAAAATCTGATCAAGTTGATGTTTTGATGAGACCAAGTTGTAGACCTTGTACTGCTGTGAAAAGTAATGAAAATGGTCATGTTGTTCAAAATGGAAACGTAGTTTCTAGTGATGTAGAGATGAGTTTTCCTACTTCAAGCAAGTCTTTGAGTTTTGCTCAAAGGCCAGGTTATGGACAAGTTGGTACAAAATGCATTGTTAAAGCTAACCACTTCTTTGCAGAATTACCAGACAAGGACTTGAATCAGTATGAT GTAACTATTACACCGGAAGTGTCTTCCAAAGCAGTTAACAGATCCATTATAGCAGAACTTGTGAGGCTGTATAAAGAATCTGACCTTGGCATGAGGCTTCCAGCATATGATGGCAGGAAAAGTCTGTACACAGCAGGAGTTCTTCCATTTTCCTGGAGAGAGTTTAAGATTAAGCTTATAGAAGAAGAGGATGGAATTAATGGCCCCAA GAGGGAAAGAGAATACAAAGTGGTGATCAAGTTTGTTGCAAGGGCTAACTTGCATCACTTGGGACAGTTTCTGGCTGGAAAGCGTGCAGATGCTCCACAGGAGGCAATACAAATTCTAGACATTGTACTAAGAGAGCTAGCATCCAAGAG GTTTTGTCCCATTGGGAGGTCGTTTTATTCACCTGATATTAGAACACCACAACGACTCGGAGAAGGATTGGAGTCATGGTGTGGATTTTACCAAAGCATAAGACCTACTCAGATGGGCCTTTCCCTCAATATTG ATATGGCTTCTGCCGCGTTCATTGAACCTCTTCCGGTGGTGGAATTTGTTGGCCAGCTATTAGGTAAAGATGTTCTGTCAAGGCAGTTGTCTGATGCAGATCGCATTAAG ATTAAGAAATCCCTTAGAGGAGTTAAAGTTGAAGTGACGCATAGAGGGAGTGTTAGACGAAAGTATCGTGTTTCTGGTATAACTTCTCAACCAACAAGAGAACTTGT GTTTCCCGTTGATGAGAACTCAACTATGAAATCAGTGGTTGAATACTTCCAGGAGATGTACGGTTTCACTATTAAACATACACACCTTCCTTGCCTTCAAGTtggtggaaatcaaaagaaagcaAACTATTTACCTATGGAG GCCTGCAAAATCGTCGAGGGACAACGATATACTAAAAGGTTGAATGAAAAGCAAATTACCTCACTACTGAAAGTGACATGCCAGAGACCCCGTGATCGAGAAAATGATATTTTGCGG ACAGTTCAGCATAATGCTTATGATCAAGATCCTTATGCAAAGGAATTTGGGATTAAAGTCAGTGAGAAGCTAGCGTCAGTAGAAGCACGAATTCTTCCCGCTCCTTGG CTTAAATATCACGAGAGTggcaaagaaaaaaattgtttaccCCAAGTTGGCCAGTGGAATATGATGAACAAG AAAATGATTAATGGAATGACGGTTAGCCGCTGGGCATGCATAAATTTTTCACGAAGTGTGCAAGATAGTGTGGCTCGTACATTTTGTAACGAGCTTGCGCAAATGTGTCAAGTATCTGGCATG GAATTTAATCTAGACCCTGTTATTCCGATCTACAATGCAAAACCTGAGCAAGTGGAGAAAGCTTTGAAGCATGTTTACCATGTATCATCAAACAAAACCAAAGGAAAAGAGTTGGAGCTTTTGTTAGTAATATTGCCCGACAACAATGGTTCTCTCTACG GTGATCTCAAGCGTATATGTGAGACTGACCTTGGTTTAATTTCTCAATGTTGTTTAACAAAGCATGTCTTCAAGATCACGAAGCAGTACTTGGCTAATGTGTCTCTGAAAATCAATGTCAAG ATGGGTGGTAGAAACACTGTTCTTGTTGATGCCGTAAGCTGCAGAATACCGTTGGTTAGTGACATACCAACAATAATATTTGGAGCAGATGTTACACACCCTGAAAACGGGGAAGACTCCAGCCCCTCAATAGCAGCT GTAGTAGCGTCACAAGATTGGCCTGAAGTTACAAAGTATGCAGGTTTAGTTTGTGCTCAACCTCAAAGACAAGAACTTATACAAGATTTGTACAAAACTTGGCACGATCCTGTTCGTGGCGTTGTTAGTGGTGGCATGATCCG AGATTTGTTGGTTTCGTTTAGAAGGGCGACAGGACAGAAGCCACAGCGGATCATATTTTATAG GGATGGTGTAAGCGAAGGACAGTTTTACCAAGTTCTACTATACGAGTTGGATGCGATTCGGAAG GCGTGTGCTTCTTTGGAGCCAAACTATCAACCTCCGGTAACTTTTATAGTTGTACAAAAAAGACATCATACTCGGTTATTCGCAAACAACCACAGGGACAGGAACAGTACAGATAGGAGTGGAAATATACTGCCTG GAACTGTTGTTGATACAAAAATCTGTCACCCGACCGAGTTTGATTTTTATCTCTGCAGTCACGCTGGCATCCAG GGTACAAGTCGTCCTGCGCATTATCACGTTCTATGGGATGAAAACAACTTCACAGCAGATGGAATTCAGTCTTTGACAAACAATCTCTGTTACACATATGCTAGATGTACACGCTCCGTATCTGTTG TCCCTCCAGCATATTATGCACATTTAGCAGCTTTTCGAGCACGTTTCTACACGGAGCCAGACCTACAGGAAACTGGCTCCACCACGGGTGGTCGTGGTTCGAAGACAACACGGGCAGCAGGAGATTGCGGTGTCAAGCCATTGCCAGCCTTGAAGGAAAATGTGAAGAGAGTGATGTTTTACTGTTAA